The following proteins are co-located in the Sporolactobacillus pectinivorans genome:
- a CDS encoding LysM peptidoglycan-binding domain-containing protein: MNIHDAPGGKIIVRLNHNDKVQVVNVGTNWTILSSNKHAVYVLTSTVTRIPAARPEYIVKLGGSLWAIANSHGTTIQALKTISHLTSARFIRIRNSI; this comes from the coding sequence TTGAATATACATGACGCCCCCGGTGGAAAAATCATCGTCAGGCTGAACCATAATGACAAGGTGCAGGTTGTCAATGTGGGTACGAACTGGACGATACTGAGCAGTAATAAGCACGCTGTCTACGTGCTGACGAGCACGGTTACGAGGATACCAGCGGCTAGGCCGGAATACATCGTTAAGTTGGGAGGTTCGCTTTGGGCGATTGCTAATAGCCATGGCACAACGATTCAGGCTTTGAAAACCATTAGCCATCTGACTTCAGCACGATTTATCCGAATCAGAAACTCTATTTGA
- a CDS encoding purine-cytosine permease family protein, translated as MQSVQEKYGSEALHVEPHGIDPISPNERHGKPRSLFTLWFSANLEFATLTLGLLAVGVFGLSFWQATTATVIGIVVGALLMGVLSTFGFKWGVPQLIQSRAAFGFFGNFFPGILNFVSGIGWYTVNTVLGVYALQYLLPIGFLPDLIIMIALQAMISIYGHNLIHSVENWSAAFLAVVFVIVTIYAFPHINFNVPENMKTVGIFGGTFASFILSVGVALSYMMGWMTYTSDYSRYLPENTSKGRAFGYVVLGNIIPCIWLELLGIGLSTFRTTIATPTDLIAGILPKPIAVIVMLAIILGTITANVLNIYSGSMSLLSIDVKPVRTIAPKRWIAALLVGILGGILSYIGFKTNYYSNYSNFLLVLGYWISPFIAVVLCDYVFIRHSRSDISMFYEGSGRFKAGFWAFLIGFIVSIPFFNQTMYVGFIAKAHPAIGDLSYYVSFAVAFVLYFFFNGVQRSKATSD; from the coding sequence TTGCAGTCTGTTCAAGAAAAATATGGTTCGGAAGCGTTACATGTTGAACCGCACGGCATTGATCCCATTTCACCGAACGAGAGGCACGGCAAACCTCGATCATTGTTCACACTGTGGTTTAGTGCCAATCTGGAGTTTGCTACATTGACTCTTGGATTACTCGCTGTTGGTGTATTTGGACTCAGTTTCTGGCAGGCAACCACTGCCACTGTGATTGGTATTGTGGTCGGAGCGCTGTTGATGGGAGTGCTCTCCACATTCGGTTTTAAGTGGGGCGTGCCGCAGTTGATTCAATCACGTGCTGCATTCGGATTTTTTGGAAATTTTTTCCCCGGCATTTTGAATTTCGTGAGCGGCATCGGCTGGTACACAGTCAATACCGTGCTTGGTGTTTACGCGCTGCAATATCTTCTGCCGATCGGCTTTTTGCCGGATCTGATCATCATGATTGCTCTGCAAGCCATGATCAGCATCTACGGCCACAACCTGATTCATTCGGTTGAAAATTGGTCTGCTGCATTTCTAGCTGTCGTTTTTGTCATTGTCACTATCTACGCATTCCCTCATATCAACTTCAATGTTCCTGAAAATATGAAAACCGTTGGCATCTTTGGCGGAACGTTTGCTTCATTCATTCTATCTGTCGGTGTCGCTCTTTCCTATATGATGGGATGGATGACGTATACCTCGGACTACAGTCGATATCTGCCGGAAAATACATCAAAAGGACGCGCTTTCGGTTACGTCGTACTGGGCAACATCATTCCATGTATCTGGCTGGAATTGCTTGGTATAGGGCTGTCCACTTTCCGCACCACTATTGCAACACCGACTGATTTGATTGCCGGTATACTGCCGAAGCCTATCGCCGTGATTGTTATGCTGGCTATTATTCTCGGTACAATCACCGCGAATGTGCTCAACATCTATTCTGGATCTATGTCCCTGCTCAGCATCGATGTCAAGCCGGTGCGCACCATCGCACCCAAGCGCTGGATTGCCGCTCTCTTGGTAGGTATTCTGGGAGGAATTCTGAGTTACATCGGATTCAAAACCAATTATTATTCCAACTACTCGAATTTTCTGCTCGTTCTCGGCTATTGGATCAGCCCGTTTATCGCTGTCGTATTGTGTGACTATGTCTTCATTCGTCACAGCCGTAGTGATATTTCAATGTTTTACGAAGGCTCGGGCAGGTTCAAAGCTGGATTTTGGGCGTTTCTCATTGGTTTCATAGTATCCATTCCATTTTTCAATCAAACCATGTATGTCGGATTCATTGCGAAAGCACATCCGGCTATTGGCGATTTGTCCTACTACGTAAGCTTTGCCGTTGCATTTGTGCTGTACTTTTTCTTCAACGGAGTGCAGCGGAGCAAGGCAACCAGCGACTGA
- the scfB gene encoding thioether cross-link-forming SCIFF peptide maturase, which yields MIHQYKLNGCNIVLDTYSGAVHVVDDLAYDIIALYEDTVPEQIVARMLKKYPDVSEADISETITDVDKLKRDGQLFTEDTYKDLSFDLRKRRTYIKALCLNVAHTCNLSCEYCFASQGKYHGARAIMSYEVGKRAIDFLLENCGFHRNLDVDFFGGEPLMDWKVVKQLVAYARSKEKEYDKAFRFTLTTNGMLLKDDVIDFLNKEMHNVVLSLDGRKEVHDRLRKTVNGKGSYDFIVPKFQNFVKKRGDKEYYVRGTFTHNNVDFTNDIFHMADLGFDRLSMEPVICDPKEPYALKQEDLLEIYRQYEILAKEMLKREEEGHGFIFYHYMLDLTEGPCIHKRISGCGSGTEYLAVTPWGELFPCHQFVGDEAYSMGNIWDGITKPELQNEFKQVNCYSKPECQNCWAKLYCSGGCPANSLHATGSLRGNFEFSCDIFRKRVECAIMIKVVESMREMEKEKQIVDKEA from the coding sequence ATGATTCATCAATATAAATTAAATGGATGCAACATCGTACTCGACACTTACAGTGGAGCTGTGCATGTTGTCGACGATCTTGCCTATGACATTATTGCCCTTTATGAGGATACTGTTCCAGAACAGATTGTCGCCAGAATGCTGAAGAAGTATCCCGATGTCTCGGAGGCGGACATATCCGAAACCATCACGGACGTTGATAAACTGAAGAGGGATGGGCAGCTTTTCACTGAAGATACGTATAAAGACCTCTCATTTGATCTGAGAAAACGCAGGACTTACATCAAAGCCCTCTGCCTTAATGTCGCCCACACCTGTAACCTGTCCTGTGAATACTGTTTCGCCAGCCAGGGCAAATATCACGGAGCCCGGGCGATTATGAGCTATGAAGTGGGCAAAAGGGCTATCGACTTTCTGCTTGAAAATTGCGGCTTTCACCGCAATCTGGATGTCGATTTCTTCGGCGGAGAACCGCTGATGGACTGGAAGGTCGTCAAGCAGCTTGTTGCGTACGCGCGCAGCAAAGAGAAAGAGTATGACAAGGCTTTTCGCTTCACGCTCACGACTAACGGCATGCTGCTCAAAGATGATGTCATCGATTTTCTAAACAAAGAAATGCACAATGTCGTATTGAGCCTTGACGGACGTAAAGAAGTGCACGACCGTCTCCGTAAGACAGTCAACGGCAAGGGCAGCTACGATTTTATTGTTCCTAAGTTCCAGAATTTCGTCAAAAAGCGCGGCGACAAAGAATATTATGTCCGTGGAACTTTCACCCATAATAATGTTGATTTCACCAATGACATTTTTCATATGGCTGACCTTGGATTCGACCGCCTCTCGATGGAACCGGTAATCTGTGATCCAAAAGAACCTTACGCACTGAAGCAGGAGGATCTTCTTGAGATTTACAGGCAGTATGAGATTCTCGCTAAAGAAATGCTCAAACGTGAGGAGGAGGGTCATGGTTTCATTTTCTACCACTACATGCTTGACCTGACGGAAGGCCCTTGCATCCATAAAAGAATATCGGGCTGCGGTTCCGGAACCGAATATCTCGCGGTTACGCCTTGGGGCGAGCTTTTCCCCTGTCATCAGTTTGTCGGGGATGAAGCCTACAGTATGGGAAATATATGGGATGGAATAACAAAACCGGAGCTGCAAAACGAATTTAAACAAGTCAACTGCTATTCTAAGCCCGAATGTCAGAATTGCTGGGCAAAGCTCTATTGCAGCGGTGGTTGTCCCGCCAATTCACTGCACGCCACCGGTTCTCTCAGGGGAAATTTCGAATTCAGCTGCGACATTTTCCGCAAGCGGGTTGAATGCGCCATAATGATTAAAGTTGTTGAATCGATGAGAGAAATGGAAAAAGAAAAACAAATCGTGGATAAAGAAGCATAA
- the scfA gene encoding six-cysteine ranthipeptide SCIFF, translating into MKRIISLNTMDLRASAKHGGHGECQTSCQSACKTSCGVANQKCAEPANR; encoded by the coding sequence TTGAAAAGAATCATATCATTGAACACAATGGATCTGAGAGCATCCGCAAAGCATGGTGGACACGGAGAATGCCAGACATCCTGTCAGTCTGCTTGCAAAACGTCTTGCGGCGTGGCCAATCAGAAATGTGCCGAACCGGCGAACAGATAA
- a CDS encoding FTR1 family iron permease codes for MAGRIHLKPLLISIAALLIIGVFIWQAVTSGGNPVDPTVHRMSLAMGIVNTGILVFREGLEAILVLSALTAGLMRTKQVFWKPIASGSGLGFLATLVTWFIVVGIISLFAATTSELNIQAATGLLAIAVLLLVMNWFFHKIYWTAWIGAHNKKKNELIQFSHTNKGNAAFAGLALLGFTAVYREGFEVDLFLQTIRMQAGNFVVLIGAVIGLFLTLIVAVLTFVVQRKLPYKKMLILTGIMLGMVLIVMVGENVQEMQLAGWIATTNIGVPIPDWVGLWFAIFPNIEGIVAQTGAVLLVLGSYFIAQYMRSWKPRKQSQLNRGI; via the coding sequence ATGGCTGGACGCATACATCTGAAACCACTGCTCATCAGCATCGCCGCTCTTTTGATTATTGGAGTCTTTATCTGGCAGGCTGTAACTTCGGGAGGCAATCCTGTCGATCCGACCGTTCACCGGATGAGCCTGGCAATGGGTATTGTCAATACCGGAATTCTTGTTTTTCGCGAGGGTCTTGAAGCAATACTTGTGCTATCTGCTCTGACTGCAGGACTGATGCGGACAAAACAAGTCTTCTGGAAACCAATCGCTTCAGGATCAGGCCTGGGTTTTCTGGCCACACTCGTGACCTGGTTTATTGTGGTCGGAATCATTTCACTATTCGCAGCCACTACCTCAGAACTTAATATTCAGGCAGCGACCGGACTTCTGGCTATCGCCGTGCTCCTGTTGGTCATGAACTGGTTCTTTCACAAGATTTACTGGACCGCCTGGATCGGCGCACACAATAAGAAAAAAAACGAATTGATTCAGTTCTCTCACACTAATAAAGGTAATGCTGCTTTTGCAGGCCTGGCCTTGCTCGGTTTTACAGCCGTTTATCGCGAGGGTTTTGAAGTCGATCTTTTTCTTCAGACGATCCGAATGCAGGCCGGCAATTTTGTTGTCCTGATCGGGGCCGTGATCGGACTTTTTCTGACACTCATTGTTGCGGTATTGACCTTCGTTGTCCAGCGGAAACTTCCTTATAAAAAAATGCTCATCCTCACGGGGATCATGCTTGGCATGGTACTGATTGTTATGGTCGGTGAAAACGTACAGGAAATGCAGTTGGCCGGGTGGATTGCAACAACAAACATCGGGGTGCCAATACCAGACTGGGTCGGCCTTTGGTTTGCCATTTTCCCGAATATTGAAGGAATCGTCGCTCAGACCGGTGCTGTGCTGCTCGTCCTTGGTTCTTATTTCATTGCACAGTATATGCGCTCATGGAAACCAAGAAAACAGTCACAGTTGAATCGTGGAATATGA
- a CDS encoding G1 family glutamic endopeptidase: MKIKLISMISLIFVAAFTIILPTDAHLAQASPVYNANDTVHAGYARKSFRVRYPEFSASRINLPVGTEESSNWAGYAVTRSDSLKYTSVDGSWVVPVASGSSSSLGSQWIGLGGISSGDLLQMGTIEQFQGNREVATLFWEQLPANAQDIMTVPVGSRIYAKIYQGRNNTWYLQFQVIEPNGKKATKNISVNSAKLNSTYAQGIGTSAEWISEDPSNGSGNLYPLANTGVVQYANTTANNKAINSKGNKVEPLAVVNALNRLLITPSSLSSNGTNFSTTNIGNRYVSLRAHGIHHFRGGRHKIGR, from the coding sequence TTGAAAATAAAATTAATATCTATGATCTCGTTGATATTTGTCGCTGCTTTCACTATTATTCTTCCGACAGATGCCCATTTGGCGCAAGCAAGTCCCGTCTATAATGCCAATGATACCGTACATGCAGGATATGCTCGCAAAAGTTTTCGAGTTCGATATCCAGAATTCAGTGCTTCTCGGATTAATTTGCCCGTGGGCACCGAAGAATCCTCAAATTGGGCCGGTTATGCAGTGACCCGCTCGGATTCACTTAAATATACGAGTGTAGATGGAAGCTGGGTGGTACCCGTAGCATCGGGCAGTTCGTCTTCACTCGGATCACAATGGATCGGCTTGGGTGGTATAAGTTCAGGCGATCTTCTTCAGATGGGAACTATTGAGCAATTTCAGGGAAATCGTGAGGTTGCAACCCTGTTTTGGGAACAGCTCCCTGCTAATGCTCAAGATATTATGACGGTGCCTGTCGGGTCCAGAATTTACGCGAAGATTTATCAGGGGCGTAATAATACTTGGTATTTACAGTTTCAGGTTATTGAACCTAATGGCAAGAAAGCCACAAAAAATATTTCGGTCAATTCGGCCAAACTAAACAGTACCTATGCTCAAGGAATTGGAACGTCAGCAGAGTGGATAAGTGAAGATCCATCGAATGGAAGTGGGAACCTGTATCCATTAGCTAATACGGGTGTTGTTCAGTACGCAAACACAACGGCAAATAATAAAGCAATCAATAGTAAGGGTAACAAAGTAGAACCACTAGCTGTTGTGAATGCACTGAATCGGCTTTTAATCACTCCTTCTTCCTTAAGCTCAAACGGTACAAATTTTTCCACCACAAATATTGGAAATAGATATGTATCATTAAGAGCACATGGTATCCATCATTTCCGTGGAGGTCGTCATAAGATCGGCAGATGA
- a CDS encoding aldo/keto reductase, translated as MEKRKLGKTGLKVSALGLGCMGMSEFYGAKDDQESIRTIHRALALGLDFLDTADMYGNGMNEKLVGRAIRGYRDQVILATKFGNVRDETGAFLGINGRPEYVKKACDASLLRLGVDYIDLYYQHRVDTDTPIEETVGAMSDLVKAGKIRYIGLSEASAATLRRANKVHPIAAVQTEYSLWSRDVEDEILPACRELGIGFVCYSPLGRGFLTGQIKKFDDLAEDDFRRFSPRFQGENFQKNLQLVDRAQEKNCKASQLALAWLLAQGEDIVPIPGTKRITYLEENLGALDIRLTEEDLKRINEVMPNGAASGERYPDDGMKKVNL; from the coding sequence GTGGAAAAAAGAAAGCTTGGGAAGACGGGATTAAAAGTTTCTGCGTTGGGACTGGGCTGTATGGGAATGTCTGAATTCTATGGAGCGAAAGATGATCAGGAATCGATCCGGACGATTCATCGTGCGCTTGCATTAGGTTTGGATTTTCTGGACACGGCGGACATGTACGGCAATGGTATGAACGAGAAACTGGTTGGGCGGGCAATCAGGGGCTACCGCGATCAAGTCATCCTGGCCACTAAGTTTGGAAACGTCCGGGATGAGACAGGTGCTTTTCTAGGGATCAACGGACGTCCAGAATATGTAAAAAAAGCTTGTGATGCCAGCCTGTTGCGCCTGGGTGTGGACTATATCGACTTGTACTATCAGCATCGTGTGGACACAGATACGCCGATAGAAGAAACAGTGGGTGCCATGTCTGATTTAGTGAAAGCGGGGAAAATCCGTTATATTGGTCTCAGCGAAGCTTCCGCGGCAACGCTTAGAAGGGCGAATAAAGTCCATCCAATTGCGGCCGTGCAAACGGAGTATTCTCTATGGTCCAGGGATGTAGAAGACGAGATTTTACCTGCCTGTCGGGAACTGGGCATCGGGTTCGTTTGCTATAGTCCATTGGGGAGAGGTTTTCTAACCGGACAAATAAAGAAGTTTGATGACCTTGCAGAGGATGACTTCCGGCGCTTTTCACCTCGATTCCAGGGAGAAAATTTTCAAAAGAACTTGCAGCTTGTGGATCGCGCTCAGGAAAAGAACTGCAAAGCTTCGCAACTGGCGTTAGCCTGGCTGCTTGCACAGGGCGAAGATATCGTTCCTATTCCAGGAACCAAAAGAATAACGTATCTGGAAGAAAATCTAGGTGCCCTTGATATCCGGCTAACAGAAGAAGACTTGAAACGAATCAACGAGGTCATGCCGAATGGGGCTGCCTCAGGAGAACGTTATCCTGATGACGGTATGAAAAAAGTCAATTTATGA
- a CDS encoding MFS transporter, with protein sequence MNKNYRLQILFYFISSICIGMSIYENIPLYSSLMRILHVSQSQSVSIGSIFSLGHAIGFIILGWLMSKIHHKKLLLTAFILLILDTFLIGILHTFPAIMAARFFQGLFSSAFVPIIFSVILRYFPGKMIPLANSAVTSGFVAASVIGQLFASSLFQSGGWFLIYTVQAVIYAAIFPFLLKLIPASAPHTSSNASFAHALVQLVRDYRLWLCYVVTFTLLFAFVSMYTMVGTYYAGTSGNFLLVFRSFGLIGIVCAIYISSRTKKWTLNQLLSLGLLSSSVGIILMAFVHTSILLILFSILFAFGITLTLPMVVSVIGRFAGKEASSAIILYTFILFVGATAGPIVLSPMFAVTDLIAAPFFCLGVSCLLVFCAPYSSQREKWNKMKQNKPVIRAFHAF encoded by the coding sequence ATGAATAAAAATTATCGTTTGCAGATCCTTTTTTATTTCATTTCCAGTATTTGTATCGGGATGAGTATCTATGAAAACATCCCCCTCTATTCAAGTCTGATGCGGATACTGCACGTTAGCCAGTCTCAATCCGTTTCGATTGGCAGTATTTTTTCATTAGGCCATGCCATTGGATTTATCATTCTCGGATGGCTGATGAGCAAAATTCATCATAAAAAGCTATTACTGACAGCTTTTATCCTACTCATTCTAGATACATTTCTTATCGGTATCCTGCATACTTTTCCAGCGATTATGGCTGCGCGTTTTTTTCAGGGACTTTTTTCGAGTGCATTCGTGCCAATTATTTTTTCGGTCATTCTGCGCTATTTTCCCGGAAAAATGATACCGCTGGCTAATAGTGCAGTCACCTCTGGTTTTGTCGCCGCAAGTGTCATTGGGCAATTATTTGCTTCCTCATTGTTTCAGTCTGGTGGATGGTTTCTCATTTATACGGTACAGGCGGTAATATACGCAGCTATTTTTCCTTTTTTGCTTAAGCTGATCCCTGCATCTGCACCGCATACAAGCAGCAACGCTTCGTTTGCACATGCCCTTGTTCAACTTGTTCGAGACTATCGACTTTGGCTGTGCTACGTTGTCACGTTCACCTTGCTTTTTGCGTTCGTCAGCATGTATACGATGGTCGGAACTTATTACGCCGGTACATCAGGAAATTTTCTGCTTGTTTTCAGAAGCTTTGGCCTGATTGGGATCGTTTGTGCCATTTACATCAGTTCGAGGACAAAAAAATGGACATTGAATCAGTTACTGTCATTGGGCTTATTATCCTCATCTGTCGGTATTATTTTGATGGCCTTTGTCCATACATCTATACTGCTGATTCTTTTCAGCATTCTTTTTGCTTTCGGTATCACCCTGACGCTGCCAATGGTTGTCTCTGTTATAGGCAGATTCGCAGGAAAAGAGGCTAGTTCAGCGATTATACTCTATACTTTTATTCTTTTTGTTGGTGCAACAGCCGGGCCGATCGTGCTGAGTCCAATGTTTGCCGTCACTGATCTTATTGCGGCCCCTTTCTTTTGCTTGGGTGTATCCTGTTTATTAGTTTTTTGTGCTCCTTATTCATCGCAACGGGAAAAATGGAACAAAATGAAACAAAATAAACCAGTAATCAGAGCTTTTCATGCTTTTTGA
- a CDS encoding MerR family transcriptional regulator, with protein sequence MDRFYSIDEISERTGLSKYTLRYYEKENLIKRVARDSRGYRIYSEKNLEWITFLLKVKKTDMSIEHLKKFADLMEKGEYTIPQRKVMLLEHRKHILQEEKALNQALEAIDEKLTRYDRIISHERAR encoded by the coding sequence ATGGACCGATTTTATTCCATTGATGAGATCAGTGAAAGGACCGGCTTATCGAAATATACATTGCGTTACTATGAGAAGGAAAATCTAATTAAGCGTGTCGCCAGGGATTCGCGGGGATACAGGATATATAGTGAAAAGAATCTGGAATGGATCACTTTTCTGCTGAAGGTTAAGAAAACGGACATGTCAATTGAACACTTGAAGAAATTTGCAGATTTAATGGAAAAGGGTGAATACACTATCCCCCAACGCAAGGTCATGCTGCTCGAACATCGGAAGCATATCTTGCAGGAAGAAAAAGCATTAAACCAGGCACTTGAAGCCATTGACGAAAAGTTAACAAGGTATGACAGAATCATCAGCCATGAACGCGCGCGGTGA
- a CDS encoding alpha/beta hydrolase family protein: MGIFFEDQAFEFETIRTLNYYNYQGAEIGEVQTITNQIKEGDFTSWYNEWYGMAERVNQLADQSMKGHHFVSAKEAFLRASNYFRAAEFFLKNNEPKRIECYKKSVKAFRNAMVLVDVSYSQINIPFKGYYLSSYLYMVDKNAPTLIFIGGYDSTVEELYFAGGAAAIKRGFNVLIFDGPGQGETLRIQNVVAQYDFEKPVTAVLDYLDQHTEVNTNHFIALMGMSLGGYYAARAAAFEKRINVCILFDVFTDVWDAITEKNPFLKNIDHMQSNDMKIDLNRLDANASWLIQNGLWVFGCKNIFELPAVVKKYTVKNIADQISCPTLLLAGTHDHFASISQLDNLKEKLICPYDEFVFDTTFGAQAHCQEGNQSLASQVIFDWTEDQIKKFKER, translated from the coding sequence ATGGGAATTTTTTTTGAAGATCAGGCTTTTGAATTTGAAACAATAAGGACACTGAACTATTACAATTACCAAGGCGCTGAAATTGGAGAAGTACAAACAATTACGAATCAGATTAAAGAAGGAGATTTTACCAGCTGGTATAATGAATGGTATGGAATGGCCGAACGAGTTAATCAATTGGCTGATCAGTCTATGAAAGGACATCATTTTGTAAGTGCAAAAGAAGCTTTTCTTCGAGCAAGCAATTACTTTCGTGCAGCCGAATTCTTTTTGAAAAACAATGAGCCTAAGCGGATAGAATGTTACAAAAAAAGCGTCAAGGCATTTAGAAATGCAATGGTACTCGTCGATGTGAGTTATTCTCAAATCAATATACCATTTAAAGGATATTACTTGAGCAGCTATTTATATATGGTCGATAAAAATGCACCTACTCTGATTTTTATCGGCGGGTATGATTCCACGGTAGAAGAGTTATATTTTGCGGGAGGGGCTGCTGCAATAAAACGCGGTTTCAATGTTTTAATTTTTGATGGACCCGGTCAAGGGGAGACGTTGCGTATTCAAAATGTAGTTGCTCAATATGATTTTGAAAAACCAGTAACTGCTGTTTTAGATTATCTAGACCAACATACAGAAGTCAACACGAATCATTTTATTGCGTTAATGGGTATGAGTTTAGGCGGTTATTATGCAGCGAGAGCAGCAGCATTTGAAAAAAGAATAAATGTATGTATTTTATTTGATGTTTTTACGGATGTATGGGATGCAATAACAGAAAAGAACCCATTTCTTAAAAATATCGATCATATGCAGTCTAACGATATGAAGATTGATTTGAACCGCCTAGATGCAAATGCTTCCTGGCTCATTCAAAATGGTCTGTGGGTATTTGGGTGTAAAAATATTTTTGAGTTACCGGCTGTTGTAAAAAAATATACAGTAAAAAACATTGCTGATCAAATTTCTTGTCCAACATTATTACTGGCAGGCACGCATGACCATTTTGCTTCGATAAGCCAGCTTGATAATCTAAAAGAAAAATTGATATGTCCCTACGATGAATTTGTTTTTGACACTACTTTTGGAGCTCAAGCGCATTGTCAGGAAGGGAATCAGTCTCTTGCCAGCCAAGTCATATTTGATTGGACAGAGGATCAAATTAAGAAATTTAAGGAGCGTTAA
- a CDS encoding MarR family winged helix-turn-helix transcriptional regulator — translation MNLFKSHGFMINRLANTGSNQLENELIKKFDVTLSQWAVLSIVWEEEGITLSTIQEVLHVKVSTASGVIKRMEKRGLIKRVQNENDKREINLFLTEESKAIEKDVIKSVKEYNNRLLKDFTKEEKEQFMRFLQRGFHNIAE, via the coding sequence TTGAATCTTTTCAAAAGCCATGGATTTATGATTAATCGATTAGCTAATACTGGATCAAATCAATTAGAAAATGAATTAATAAAAAAATTTGATGTTACCTTAAGCCAATGGGCAGTCCTTTCGATTGTATGGGAAGAAGAAGGAATTACACTTTCTACCATACAAGAAGTATTACATGTTAAAGTTTCAACTGCATCCGGCGTCATTAAAAGAATGGAAAAACGTGGCTTGATCAAGCGCGTTCAAAATGAAAATGACAAAAGGGAAATTAATTTGTTTTTAACAGAAGAATCTAAAGCGATTGAAAAAGATGTCATCAAGTCGGTGAAAGAATATAACAACCGTTTATTAAAAGATTTTACAAAAGAAGAAAAAGAACAATTTATGCGTTTTCTTCAACGTGGTTTTCATAACATTGCAGAATAA
- a CDS encoding DMT family transporter: MKMKAWLLLLFCNLFWAGNMIVGKFVTAHFPTVWMIFTRWLIAFLFLWPLAHFLEHPKWWKLFKENYLILLFMSVIGTVLYNWITYTALRYTTSLNASLINALNPGLIILFSAILLHARMKIGQIIGLVLSFAGVLLVITKGQLLLVFQTHYNKGDALMLIVIFMWAIYSIVGRAAKNVPPITLIAITSFIGFIVTLPFLPLYPIKPSNLNLSAVIGIVFIGIFPSFLSFVMWNMGTRMLGPGVAGLSMNLICVFTAIISALLGEKLLPSQIIGGLIIIFGIALSSGTPIFHRKVSLKKAELLNKP; encoded by the coding sequence ATGAAAATGAAAGCCTGGCTGCTTTTGCTCTTCTGTAATTTATTTTGGGCCGGTAATATGATTGTCGGGAAATTTGTTACCGCGCATTTTCCAACAGTCTGGATGATATTTACCAGATGGCTGATCGCTTTCCTTTTTTTATGGCCGCTTGCCCACTTTCTGGAACATCCAAAATGGTGGAAACTATTTAAAGAAAATTATCTGATCCTTCTTTTTATGTCTGTTATTGGAACCGTTCTGTACAATTGGATCACCTATACGGCTTTAAGATACACAACATCACTCAACGCTTCACTGATCAACGCCCTTAATCCAGGTCTGATTATCTTATTCTCGGCAATATTGCTGCACGCCCGAATGAAGATCGGACAAATAATTGGATTAGTTCTATCTTTCGCAGGTGTATTACTTGTCATTACCAAAGGACAGCTGCTGCTGGTCTTCCAGACGCATTACAATAAAGGGGATGCCCTCATGCTGATTGTTATTTTTATGTGGGCGATCTATTCCATTGTCGGACGGGCGGCAAAAAACGTGCCCCCAATTACACTAATCGCCATCACTTCATTTATAGGGTTTATTGTGACGCTTCCGTTTCTGCCATTGTATCCGATAAAGCCATCAAATCTCAATTTGTCGGCAGTGATTGGAATAGTTTTTATTGGTATCTTCCCGTCGTTTCTATCCTTTGTGATGTGGAATATGGGCACGCGAATGTTAGGTCCCGGAGTCGCCGGACTGTCGATGAATCTAATCTGTGTCTTCACAGCGATCATCAGCGCCTTACTGGGTGAAAAACTTCTCCCGTCTCAAATAATTGGCGGCTTAATTATTATTTTCGGCATCGCATTAAGTTCGGGAACCCCGATTTTCCACAGAAAAGTATCTTTGAAAAAAGCAGAACTGCTCAACAAACCATGA